Proteins encoded in a region of the Ralstonia pseudosolanacearum genome:
- a CDS encoding acyl-CoA dehydrogenase codes for MTIWIALLCIGALGLASMEAPALAWLASTVAWLAAGAWLGLAGPVATAALAIVLVLPALLLALKPLRRALITRPVLATFRAILPAMSQTERDAIEAGTVWWDAELFSGRPDWKRLRAAPAPRLTPEEQAFLDVETEKLCDLANDWESTQVWQDLSPEAWAYAKQAGFLGMIIPRAYGGKGFSAYAHSQVVMKLATRCSAAAVSVMVPNSLGPAELLLHYGTDTQKAYYLPRLARGEEIPCFALTNAYAGSDAAAIPDVGVVCRGLHEGRETLGLRVTWSKRYITLGPIATVLGLAFRVVDPDGLLGDDKAPGITCALIPTRHPGVNIGRRHWPLNAVFQNGPNWGKDVFIPIDWVIGGQAQVGRGWRMLMECLAAGRAISLPSSNVGMAKLAVRATGAYAAVRRQFRTPIGQFEGIQEALGRMGGNLYTMDAARRLSALAVDLGEKPSVISAIAKYHVTERARDVVNDAMDIVGGKGICMGPNNFLARAYQQIPIAITVEGANIMTRCLIIFGQGVIRCHPYVLREMTAAQGADSPANLRAFDAALFGHGAFVVGNLVRALLHALSGARAAAAPSDVAPALRRYYRAVNRCSTALALLADVSMFTLGGTLKRRESLTGRLGDILSQLYLVSAVLKRFEDDGRPAEDAALAHWSAQDALARAYDALDGVLANFPNRAVAGVLRALTFPLGSPYRRPADALSARIAELVQTPGAARDRLVADSYCPAPETDPIAYGEAAFRLQPAVDAIERRLKPAIRAGKLAPVPQNLPEFEAWTEQALAQHLIDEEERARLCDYARYGEHAVAVDDFPPDFNLLADLQRRKAALEALQAAGQRAT; via the coding sequence CGGTTGCCTGGCTGGCGGCCGGCGCATGGCTCGGCCTGGCGGGCCCGGTGGCCACTGCCGCGCTGGCCATCGTGCTGGTGCTGCCCGCCCTGTTGCTCGCGCTCAAGCCACTGCGCCGCGCGCTGATCACGCGGCCGGTGCTGGCGACGTTCCGCGCGATCCTGCCGGCGATGTCGCAGACCGAGCGTGACGCCATCGAAGCCGGCACGGTGTGGTGGGATGCCGAACTGTTCTCCGGCCGCCCCGACTGGAAGCGGCTGCGCGCGGCCCCGGCGCCACGGCTGACGCCGGAGGAGCAAGCCTTCCTCGACGTCGAGACCGAGAAGCTGTGCGACCTCGCCAACGACTGGGAGAGCACGCAGGTCTGGCAGGACCTGTCGCCCGAGGCGTGGGCCTATGCCAAGCAGGCCGGCTTCCTCGGCATGATCATCCCCAGGGCATACGGCGGCAAAGGGTTCTCGGCCTATGCGCACTCGCAGGTGGTGATGAAGCTGGCGACGCGCTGCTCGGCGGCGGCGGTGTCGGTGATGGTGCCGAACTCGCTGGGCCCGGCCGAGCTGCTGCTGCACTACGGCACCGACACGCAGAAGGCCTACTACCTGCCACGCCTGGCGCGCGGCGAGGAGATCCCCTGCTTCGCGCTGACCAACGCCTATGCCGGCTCGGACGCCGCCGCCATCCCCGATGTGGGCGTGGTCTGCCGCGGCCTGCACGAGGGCCGCGAGACGCTCGGCCTGCGCGTGACCTGGAGCAAGCGCTATATCACGCTCGGGCCGATCGCGACGGTGCTGGGGCTGGCCTTCCGCGTGGTCGATCCGGACGGCCTGCTGGGCGACGACAAAGCGCCCGGCATCACCTGCGCGCTGATCCCGACGCGGCATCCGGGCGTCAACATCGGCCGCCGCCACTGGCCGCTCAACGCGGTGTTCCAGAACGGCCCGAACTGGGGCAAGGATGTGTTCATCCCGATCGACTGGGTGATCGGCGGGCAGGCGCAGGTGGGGCGCGGCTGGCGCATGCTGATGGAATGCCTGGCGGCGGGCCGCGCGATCTCGCTGCCGTCGTCCAACGTCGGGATGGCCAAGCTGGCGGTGCGCGCGACCGGTGCCTATGCCGCCGTGCGCCGACAGTTCCGCACGCCCATCGGGCAGTTCGAGGGCATCCAGGAGGCGCTGGGCCGCATGGGCGGCAACCTCTACACGATGGATGCGGCGCGCCGGCTGTCGGCGCTGGCGGTGGACCTGGGCGAGAAGCCGTCGGTCATCTCCGCCATTGCCAAGTACCACGTCACCGAGCGCGCCCGCGACGTGGTCAACGATGCCATGGACATCGTCGGCGGCAAGGGCATCTGCATGGGGCCGAACAACTTCCTGGCGCGCGCGTACCAGCAGATCCCCATTGCCATCACGGTGGAGGGCGCCAACATCATGACGCGCTGCCTGATCATCTTCGGCCAGGGCGTGATCCGCTGCCACCCGTACGTGCTGCGCGAGATGACGGCCGCGCAGGGCGCCGATTCGCCCGCGAACCTGCGCGCCTTCGACGCGGCGCTGTTCGGCCACGGCGCCTTCGTCGTCGGCAACCTGGTGCGTGCGCTGCTGCACGCGCTGTCGGGCGCTCGCGCGGCGGCGGCGCCATCGGATGTCGCGCCGGCGCTGCGCCGCTACTACCGGGCCGTCAACCGCTGCTCGACCGCGCTGGCGCTGCTGGCCGATGTGTCGATGTTCACGCTGGGCGGCACGCTCAAGCGCCGCGAGAGCCTCACCGGGCGGCTGGGCGACATCCTCTCGCAGCTGTACCTGGTGAGCGCCGTGCTCAAGCGTTTTGAAGACGACGGACGGCCGGCCGAAGACGCGGCGCTGGCGCATTGGTCAGCGCAGGATGCGCTGGCCCGCGCCTACGACGCGCTCGACGGCGTCCTGGCGAACTTCCCGAACCGCGCCGTGGCCGGCGTGCTGCGCGCGCTGACCTTCCCGCTCGGCTCGCCATATCGCCGGCCGGCGGATGCGCTGTCGGCGCGGATCGCCGAGCTGGTGCAGACGCCGGGCGCGGCGCGCGATCGCCTGGTCGCCGATTCCTACTGCCCTGCGCCCGAGACCGACCCGATCGCCTACGGCGAAGCCGCCTTCCGCCTGCAGCCGGCGGTCGATGCGATCGAGCGGCGCTTGAAACCCGCCATCCGCGCGGGCAAGCTTGCGCCTGTGCCGCAGAACCTGCCCGAGTTCGAAGCGTGGACCGAGCAAGCCCTGGCGCAACACCTGATCGACGAGGAAGAGCGCGCCCGCCTCTGCGACTACGCCCGCTATGGCGAGCACGCCGTCGCCGTGGACGACTTCCCGCCCGACTTCAACCTGCTGGCCGACCTGCAGCGCCGCAAGGCCGCGCTGGAGGCCCTGCAAGCAGCCGGCCAGCGGGCCACCTGA
- a CDS encoding 3-oxoacyl-ACP reductase → MQDKYLDFVRSGFGKWLSATLGLPQPVPLRRHRPGEPEFAGPFLVGAAPGGALRETLAALFAGMGVPTRFHDSHPEWLPAANRHGQITGRFVAPTGQEGEASDRLGGIVFDATGIASTEGLEALYAVFHDGVRAIDRCGRVVVIGRPPEDCAAPPAAIAQRALEGLTRSLGKEIRRGCTVQLVYVAEGAEPAAASTLRFLLSARSAYVSGQVVRVRPATAATVDWQQPLAGRTALVTGASRGIGAAIAQVLARDGARVLCLDVPAAQPALDGVAGAIGGEALAYDIAEAETPARLARQLAAMGGIDILVHNAGITRDKTIARMTEAAWRSVLDINLAAQLRINDALLAAGALRPGGAIVCVSSISGIAGNLGQTNYATAKAGVIGLVQACAPLLAERGITINAVAPGFIETQMTAAVPFAIREAGRRMNAMAQGGQPVDVAEAIAWLACPASNGVTGNVVRVCGQSLLGA, encoded by the coding sequence ATGCAAGACAAGTATCTCGATTTCGTCCGTTCCGGCTTCGGCAAATGGCTGTCGGCCACCCTCGGCCTGCCGCAGCCGGTCCCGCTGCGCCGCCATCGCCCCGGCGAACCCGAATTCGCCGGCCCCTTCCTGGTGGGCGCCGCGCCGGGCGGGGCGCTGCGCGAGACGCTGGCCGCGCTGTTCGCAGGGATGGGCGTGCCGACGCGCTTCCACGACAGCCACCCCGAATGGCTGCCCGCCGCCAACCGGCACGGGCAGATCACCGGCCGCTTCGTCGCGCCCACGGGCCAGGAAGGCGAGGCGTCCGACCGCCTCGGCGGCATCGTGTTCGACGCGACGGGCATCGCATCGACCGAGGGGCTGGAGGCGCTGTACGCCGTGTTCCATGACGGCGTGCGCGCGATCGACCGCTGCGGGCGCGTGGTGGTGATCGGCCGGCCGCCCGAGGACTGCGCGGCGCCGCCGGCGGCGATCGCCCAGCGCGCGCTGGAAGGGCTGACGCGCTCGCTCGGCAAGGAGATCCGGCGCGGCTGCACGGTGCAGCTTGTCTATGTGGCCGAGGGTGCGGAGCCTGCGGCGGCGTCCACGCTGCGCTTCCTGCTGTCGGCGCGCTCGGCCTACGTGTCGGGGCAGGTGGTGCGCGTGCGGCCGGCAACGGCGGCCACGGTGGACTGGCAACAGCCGCTCGCCGGTCGCACGGCGCTGGTGACCGGGGCATCGCGCGGCATCGGCGCGGCCATCGCGCAGGTGCTGGCGCGCGACGGCGCGCGCGTGCTGTGCCTCGATGTGCCGGCCGCGCAGCCGGCGCTCGACGGCGTCGCCGGGGCCATCGGCGGCGAGGCGCTCGCCTACGACATCGCCGAGGCCGAGACGCCTGCGCGCCTGGCCCGGCAGCTCGCGGCGATGGGCGGCATCGACATCCTGGTCCACAACGCCGGCATCACGCGCGACAAGACCATCGCCCGCATGACCGAAGCCGCGTGGCGCAGCGTGCTGGACATCAACCTCGCCGCGCAGCTGCGCATCAACGACGCCCTGCTCGCCGCCGGCGCGCTGCGGCCGGGCGGCGCGATCGTCTGCGTGTCGTCGATCAGCGGCATCGCGGGCAACCTCGGGCAGACCAACTACGCCACCGCCAAGGCCGGCGTGATCGGCCTGGTGCAGGCCTGCGCCCCGCTGCTGGCCGAGCGCGGCATCACCATCAATGCCGTGGCGCCGGGCTTCATCGAGACGCAGATGACGGCGGCGGTGCCGTTCGCCATCCGCGAGGCGGGCCGGCGCATGAATGCGATGGCCCAGGGCGGCCAGCCGGTGGACGTGGCCGAGGCCATCGCATGGCTCGCCTGCCCGGCCTCGAACGGCGTGACCGGCAACGTCGTGCGGGTGTGCGGGCAGAGCCTGCTCGGGGCATAG
- a CDS encoding DUF1571 domain-containing protein, giving the protein MQIRPLAAAMLLAWAACAWAQPRSVPDGDASGPAAQAPQAAAAAVTAFAAMDTSAQAAWLGAHVRDGSLAGWPDAEVLAMARAMQPDTLARWLRAEVAGLPEYAYRIRRQERVKDHWQRQPSIMDIRYRDAPRQVYARWLKDGAHAGQEILYDETVRKDEVFGHLGGLLAFATTWSALDGPIVRAQSNHTARELGLQFIVDTLERDGRAYAAAGRSGRFDEARIVTEGGVRMLRLTWDAPAGPPAFYAKRVRLYFDLRHPWVHAEDAWDESGRQLEKIVIENVTRKTWNDQTFDPKNPEYKF; this is encoded by the coding sequence ATGCAGATCCGCCCGCTCGCCGCCGCCATGCTCTTGGCCTGGGCGGCCTGCGCCTGGGCCCAGCCGCGGTCCGTGCCTGACGGCGATGCCTCCGGGCCCGCCGCGCAGGCACCGCAAGCGGCCGCCGCCGCCGTCACCGCGTTCGCCGCCATGGACACGTCGGCGCAGGCGGCCTGGCTCGGCGCGCACGTGCGCGACGGCAGCCTGGCCGGCTGGCCCGATGCGGAAGTCCTCGCCATGGCCCGAGCCATGCAGCCCGACACCCTGGCACGCTGGCTGCGCGCCGAGGTCGCCGGGCTGCCCGAATATGCCTACCGGATACGGCGCCAGGAGCGCGTCAAAGACCACTGGCAACGCCAGCCCTCGATCATGGACATCCGCTACCGCGACGCGCCGCGCCAGGTCTACGCGCGCTGGCTCAAGGACGGCGCCCACGCCGGGCAGGAGATCCTCTACGACGAGACCGTCCGCAAAGACGAGGTGTTCGGCCACCTGGGCGGCCTGCTCGCCTTCGCGACCACCTGGAGCGCGCTGGACGGCCCGATCGTCCGGGCGCAGTCGAACCACACGGCGCGCGAGCTCGGCCTGCAGTTCATCGTCGACACGCTCGAGCGCGACGGCCGGGCCTACGCGGCGGCCGGACGCAGCGGCCGCTTCGACGAGGCCCGGATCGTCACCGAGGGCGGCGTGCGCATGCTGCGGCTGACCTGGGATGCTCCCGCCGGTCCGCCCGCGTTTTACGCCAAGCGCGTGCGCCTGTATTTCGACCTCAGGCACCCCTGGGTGCACGCCGAAGACGCCTGGGACGAATCGGGCCGGCAGCTGGAGAAAATCGTGATTGAAAACGTCACGCGCAAGACCTGGAACGACCAGACCTTCGATCCGAAAAATCCGGAATACAAATTTTAG
- a CDS encoding NAD(P)/FAD-dependent oxidoreductase, translating to MTQPSIAIVGAGIAGVACANALAAEGIAATVYERGGGVGGRLATRVLPEGAPTHAFDHGAQSFNVRTEAFRRAVDAARRQGLVMPWPARWGHRTADSLQADTRDEARYVGQPGMSALVRSLATPLDVRLGHAVTRVAPAGKGWTLHRDGADAAQADLVVLALPAPELPALFGEGDAPATLRDAIAPVRYAPCWALMMGFAEPLPLPYDGIRIDDDMLAWAARDNTKPGRVMVDESWVVHASPGWSAAHAGDTPEQALQAMHARFAEAFPGTPEPTVMAAHLWPYALVEQAAGTPCLWDAASRLGACGDWCEGPRVEAAFLSGVALAAKIAEAL from the coding sequence ATGACCCAGCCTTCCATCGCCATCGTCGGAGCCGGCATTGCCGGCGTAGCCTGTGCCAACGCGCTCGCCGCGGAGGGCATCGCCGCCACCGTCTACGAGCGCGGCGGCGGCGTGGGCGGCCGGCTGGCGACGCGGGTGCTGCCGGAAGGCGCCCCGACCCACGCCTTCGACCACGGCGCCCAGTCGTTCAATGTGCGCACCGAAGCCTTCCGCCGTGCCGTGGACGCCGCCCGCCGCCAGGGCCTGGTGATGCCCTGGCCGGCCCGCTGGGGCCACCGCACGGCCGACAGCCTGCAGGCCGATACACGCGACGAGGCCCGCTACGTCGGCCAGCCCGGCATGAGCGCGCTGGTGCGCAGCCTGGCCACCCCGCTGGATGTGCGCCTCGGCCACGCCGTCACGCGCGTCGCGCCGGCGGGCAAGGGGTGGACGCTGCATCGCGACGGCGCCGATGCCGCGCAGGCCGACCTGGTCGTGCTTGCGCTGCCCGCGCCCGAGCTGCCGGCCCTGTTCGGCGAGGGCGACGCGCCGGCCACGCTGCGCGACGCCATCGCGCCGGTCCGCTACGCGCCGTGCTGGGCGCTGATGATGGGATTCGCCGAGCCGCTGCCCCTGCCCTATGACGGCATCCGCATCGACGACGACATGCTGGCCTGGGCCGCGCGCGACAACACCAAGCCGGGCCGCGTGATGGTCGACGAATCCTGGGTGGTGCACGCTTCGCCCGGCTGGTCTGCCGCGCACGCGGGCGATACGCCCGAACAGGCGCTGCAAGCCATGCACGCCCGCTTCGCCGAGGCCTTCCCCGGCACGCCCGAGCCCACCGTCATGGCCGCGCACCTGTGGCCGTACGCGCTGGTGGAGCAGGCCGCCGGCACCCCGTGCCTCTGGGACGCCGCCAGCCGCCTGGGCGCCTGCGGCGACTGGTGCGAGGGGCCGCGCGTGGAGGCCGCCTTCCTGAGCGGTGTGGCATTGGCCGCAAAGATCGCCGAAGCGCTATAG
- the miaB gene encoding tRNA (N6-isopentenyl adenosine(37)-C2)-methylthiotransferase MiaB, which yields MKKVFIKTFGCQMNEYDSDKMADVLNAAEGLIPTDTPEDADVILFNTCSVREKAQEKVFSDLGRVKALKARNPDLVVGVGGCVASQEGASIVARAPYVDVVFGPQTLHRLPELIDARRRTGRPQVDVSFPEIEKFDHLPPARVDGPSAFVSIMEGCSKYCSYCVVPYTRGEEVSRPFEDVLAEVAGLAEQGVREVTLLGQNVNAYIGKMGDTSERADFALLLEYVAEIPGIERIRYTTSHPKEFTARLIEAYATNRKLVDHLHLPVQHGSDRILMAMKRGYTVLEYKSIIRKLRAIRPDLSVATDFIVGFPGETDADFAKTMDLVHEIGYDNSFSFIYSPRPGTPAANLHDDTPHAVKLERLKHLQATIDANMARISEGMVGSVQRILVEGPSRKDPSELHGRTENNRVVNFALPDLSQARRDQLVGQMLDVRIVHAFPHSLRGEVVVGAVN from the coding sequence ATGAAAAAAGTCTTCATCAAAACCTTCGGCTGCCAGATGAACGAGTACGACTCGGACAAGATGGCCGACGTCCTCAACGCCGCTGAAGGTCTCATCCCCACCGACACGCCCGAAGACGCGGACGTGATCCTCTTCAACACCTGCTCGGTGCGCGAGAAGGCGCAAGAGAAAGTGTTCTCCGACCTCGGCCGCGTCAAGGCGCTCAAGGCGCGCAACCCGGACCTCGTGGTCGGCGTGGGCGGCTGCGTGGCGAGCCAGGAAGGCGCCTCTATCGTGGCGCGCGCGCCCTACGTCGACGTGGTCTTCGGCCCGCAGACGCTGCACCGCCTGCCGGAGTTGATCGACGCGCGCCGCCGCACGGGCCGCCCGCAGGTGGACGTGTCCTTCCCCGAGATCGAAAAGTTCGACCACCTGCCGCCCGCGCGCGTGGACGGCCCGAGTGCCTTCGTCTCGATCATGGAGGGCTGCTCGAAATACTGCAGCTACTGCGTGGTGCCGTACACGCGCGGCGAAGAGGTGTCGCGCCCGTTCGAGGACGTGCTGGCCGAGGTGGCCGGCCTGGCCGAGCAGGGCGTGCGCGAAGTCACGCTGCTGGGCCAGAACGTCAACGCCTACATCGGCAAGATGGGCGACACCAGCGAGCGTGCGGACTTTGCCCTGCTGCTCGAATACGTGGCCGAGATTCCCGGCATCGAGCGCATCCGCTACACCACCAGCCACCCGAAGGAATTCACCGCGCGCCTGATCGAGGCCTACGCCACCAACCGCAAGCTGGTCGACCACCTGCACCTGCCCGTGCAGCACGGCTCCGACCGCATCCTGATGGCGATGAAGCGCGGCTACACGGTGCTCGAGTACAAGAGCATCATCCGCAAGCTGCGCGCGATCCGGCCGGACCTCTCGGTCGCCACCGACTTCATCGTCGGCTTCCCCGGCGAGACCGATGCGGACTTCGCCAAGACCATGGACCTCGTCCACGAGATCGGCTACGACAACTCGTTCAGCTTCATCTACAGCCCGCGCCCCGGCACGCCGGCCGCCAACCTGCACGACGACACGCCGCACGCCGTCAAGCTCGAACGCCTGAAGCACCTGCAGGCGACCATCGACGCCAACATGGCGCGCATCAGCGAAGGCATGGTCGGCAGCGTGCAGCGCATCCTGGTCGAAGGCCCGTCGCGCAAAGACCCGAGCGAACTGCACGGCCGCACCGAGAACAACCGCGTGGTCAACTTCGCCCTGCCCGATCTGTCGCAGGCGCGCCGCGACCAGCTGGTCGGCCAGATGCTGGACGTGCGCATCGTGCACGCCTTCCCGCACTCGCTGCGCGGCGAGGTGGTCGTCGGCGCGGTCAACTAA
- a CDS encoding PhoH family protein, producing MKPINAEFVAPKNDNARLQNLCGPLDENLRQIEQALDVTISRRGSKFTVRGANARGAANALESFYNTAREPLSVDDIQLGLVETRQVAAHGAYVPESGLEAPDGNDLSPVLHTRRTDLHGRTPMQREYLRSILSHDLSLGIGPAGTGKTYLAVACAVDALERDAVKRIVLTRPAVEAGERLGFLPGDLAQKVDPYLRPLYDALYDLLGFDKTQKMFERQMIEIAPLAYMRGRTLNHAFIILDEAQNTTPEQMKMFLTRIGFGSKAVITGDTTQIDLPRGQKSGLIEAQHVLRDVRGVAMTRFSSVDVVRHPLVARIVEAYDEFHAQHKDT from the coding sequence ATGAAACCGATCAACGCTGAATTCGTTGCGCCCAAGAACGACAACGCGCGCCTGCAGAACCTGTGCGGCCCGCTGGACGAAAACCTGCGCCAGATCGAACAAGCGCTGGACGTGACCATCAGCCGGCGCGGCAGCAAGTTCACCGTGCGCGGTGCCAATGCGCGAGGCGCCGCCAACGCACTGGAATCGTTTTACAACACCGCACGCGAGCCGCTGTCGGTGGACGACATCCAGCTTGGCCTGGTGGAAACCCGGCAGGTGGCCGCGCATGGCGCCTACGTGCCGGAATCGGGCCTCGAAGCGCCCGACGGCAACGACTTGTCGCCGGTACTGCATACGCGGCGGACCGATCTGCATGGCCGCACGCCGATGCAGCGCGAATACCTGCGCAGCATCCTGTCGCACGACCTGTCGCTGGGCATCGGCCCGGCGGGCACCGGCAAGACCTACCTGGCCGTCGCCTGCGCGGTGGATGCGCTGGAGCGCGACGCCGTCAAGCGCATCGTGCTGACGCGCCCCGCCGTGGAAGCCGGCGAGCGCCTGGGCTTCCTGCCCGGCGACCTCGCGCAGAAGGTGGACCCGTACCTGCGCCCGCTGTACGACGCGCTGTACGACCTGCTCGGCTTCGACAAGACGCAGAAGATGTTCGAGCGCCAGATGATCGAGATCGCGCCGCTGGCCTACATGCGCGGCCGCACGCTCAACCACGCCTTCATCATCCTGGACGAGGCGCAGAACACCACGCCCGAGCAGATGAAGATGTTCCTCACGCGCATCGGCTTCGGCTCCAAGGCGGTCATCACCGGCGACACCACGCAGATCGACCTGCCGCGCGGCCAGAAGAGCGGCCTGATCGAGGCGCAGCACGTGCTGCGCGACGTGCGCGGCGTGGCGATGACGCGCTTCTCCAGCGTCGACGTGGTGCGGCACCCGCTGGTCGCCCGCATCGTCGAGGCCTATGACGAATTCCATGCACAGCACAAGGACACCTGA
- the ybeY gene encoding rRNA maturation RNase YbeY: MAKPKKTQPAATAPRVDVFDAKGKPKTVDASALRIAFADGRSLLVSLPDTADGAITLVAEHADAATHAMLALRPEHHDSITLRIEAEPAAETDDSDDEMTGAEMLTLDLTVQHGDALKAAARKALPKHKDIEAWIAPALFADAQLNVRFVDEEEGRTLNHTYRGKDYATNVLTFSYAETEDDPVAADIVLCCPVVEKEAKDQGKPLRAHYAHLIVHGALHAQGYDHEDPAQAEEMEGIETEVLAGLGFPDPYAGR, from the coding sequence GTGGCTAAACCGAAGAAGACCCAACCCGCCGCCACCGCCCCCCGCGTCGACGTGTTCGACGCCAAGGGCAAGCCGAAGACGGTGGACGCCAGCGCCCTGCGCATCGCCTTCGCCGACGGCCGCAGCCTGCTCGTCAGCCTGCCGGACACGGCCGACGGCGCCATCACCCTGGTGGCCGAGCACGCCGATGCCGCCACGCACGCCATGCTGGCGCTGCGCCCCGAGCACCACGACAGCATCACGCTGCGCATCGAGGCCGAGCCGGCCGCCGAAACGGACGACTCCGACGACGAGATGACCGGCGCCGAGATGCTCACGCTAGACCTGACCGTGCAGCACGGCGACGCGCTCAAGGCCGCCGCCCGCAAGGCACTCCCCAAGCACAAGGACATCGAAGCGTGGATCGCGCCCGCGCTGTTCGCCGATGCGCAGCTCAACGTGCGCTTTGTCGACGAGGAAGAAGGCCGCACGCTCAACCACACCTATCGCGGCAAGGACTACGCCACCAACGTGCTGACCTTCTCCTACGCGGAGACCGAAGACGACCCGGTCGCCGCCGACATCGTGCTGTGCTGCCCGGTGGTCGAGAAGGAAGCCAAGGATCAGGGCAAGCCGCTGCGCGCCCACTACGCGCACCTGATCGTGCACGGCGCGCTGCACGCCCAGGGCTACGACCATGAAGACCCGGCCCAAGCCGAAGAGATGGAAGGCATCGAAACCGAGGTCCTCGCCGGGCTCGGTTTTCCCGATCCGTACGCAGGCCGCTGA